One region of Blattabacterium cuenoti genomic DNA includes:
- the lon gene encoding endopeptidase La: protein MLLKNIFTESGFESEAEFIPLMSQDEEDQLLKDDIPEQLCILTVRNMVLYSGIVFPIIAGKSGSIQLLQDAYGLDKTVGVLTQKNSGIEKLSEKDLYSVGTVAKILKLLKMPDGNTTVILQGKRRFKINRFIQNDPYFKAEIIALEENKPSSKDKEYLALVESIKEIAIKIIQDNPNIPSEASIAIRNIESPSFLINFVAANMNLATRDKQKLLEYDDLKKRAMETLRFLNVEHQQIKLKNDIQSRVRSDMDQQQREYFLHQQIKAIQEELGDISYEKEIDEMRAKASRKKWTKEAKKQFDRELLKMQRTNPQMPEYTVQRNYLELMIDLPWGRYSKDSFDLEYAQKILDRDHYGLEKVKERIIEYLAVLKLRGDMRSPILCFYGPPGVGKTSLGRSIATALKRKYVRISLGGLHDESEIRGHRRTYIGAMPGRLLQSIRKVGTSNPVFVIDEIDKMGIGANGDPSSAMLEVLDPEQNTSFYDNFLEMGYDLSKVLFIATANSLSNIQPALIDRMEIIEMNGYTVEEKTQIVKKHILPKQLKENGLKKSDLILGIKQIEKVIESYTRESGLRTLEKKIAKLARNVAKHIAMNKKYVKNLSIEKIENVLGIPNDPDRYEGNNVPGVVTGLAWTNSGGDILYIESSLSKGKGNLSITGNLGEVMKESATIALQYIKAHYKEFNINPIMFEEINVHVHVPEGAVPKDGPSAGITMLTSLVSSYTKRKLRPHLAMTGEITLRGKVLPVGGIKEKILAAKRANIKEIILSQDNKKDVEEIKPEHLKGLTFDYVINMNDVILLSLL, encoded by the coding sequence ATGTTACTAAAAAATATATTTACCGAATCTGGATTCGAATCTGAAGCTGAATTTATACCATTAATGAGTCAAGATGAAGAAGATCAGCTTCTTAAAGATGATATTCCTGAACAATTATGTATCTTAACAGTAAGAAATATGGTTTTGTATTCTGGAATTGTCTTTCCAATTATAGCAGGAAAAAGTGGATCAATACAATTATTACAAGATGCTTATGGATTAGATAAAACAGTTGGAGTGTTAACTCAAAAAAATTCTGGTATAGAAAAACTAAGCGAAAAAGATTTATATTCTGTAGGAACAGTTGCTAAAATATTGAAATTATTGAAAATGCCAGATGGAAACACAACTGTTATTTTGCAAGGAAAAAGAAGATTTAAAATAAATCGTTTTATTCAAAATGATCCATATTTTAAAGCAGAAATTATAGCTTTAGAAGAAAATAAACCATCATCCAAAGATAAAGAATATCTTGCTTTAGTTGAATCTATTAAAGAAATCGCCATAAAAATTATTCAGGATAACCCAAATATACCATCAGAAGCAAGTATTGCTATTCGTAATATAGAAAGTCCTTCTTTTTTAATAAATTTTGTAGCAGCTAATATGAATTTAGCTACTAGAGATAAACAAAAACTATTAGAATATGATGATTTAAAAAAAAGAGCAATGGAAACATTGCGTTTTTTAAATGTAGAACATCAACAAATAAAATTAAAAAATGATATTCAATCTCGTGTTCGTAGTGATATGGACCAACAACAAAGAGAATACTTTTTACATCAGCAAATTAAAGCTATACAAGAAGAATTAGGAGATATTTCTTATGAAAAAGAAATTGATGAAATGCGGGCTAAAGCTTCTAGAAAAAAATGGACTAAGGAAGCTAAGAAACAATTTGACAGAGAATTATTAAAAATGCAAAGAACTAATCCACAAATGCCAGAATATACGGTACAAAGAAATTATCTAGAACTGATGATAGATCTTCCTTGGGGAAGATATTCAAAAGATAGTTTTGATTTAGAATATGCACAAAAAATACTAGACAGAGATCATTACGGATTAGAAAAAGTAAAAGAACGTATTATAGAATATTTAGCTGTATTAAAATTGAGAGGAGATATGCGTTCCCCTATTTTATGTTTTTACGGTCCACCTGGAGTAGGAAAAACATCCTTAGGTAGATCTATTGCTACTGCTCTTAAAAGAAAATATGTTCGTATTTCTTTAGGAGGATTACATGATGAATCTGAAATACGTGGACACAGAAGAACTTATATTGGAGCTATGCCAGGTAGACTTTTACAATCTATACGAAAAGTAGGGACCTCTAATCCTGTTTTTGTTATTGATGAAATAGATAAAATGGGTATAGGTGCAAATGGAGATCCTTCTTCTGCTATGTTAGAAGTTTTAGATCCGGAACAAAATACCTCCTTTTATGATAATTTTTTAGAAATGGGTTATGATTTATCAAAAGTATTATTCATTGCCACAGCAAATTCACTATCTAATATACAACCAGCTCTTATAGATAGAATGGAGATTATAGAAATGAATGGATATACGGTAGAAGAAAAAACGCAAATAGTAAAAAAACATATATTACCAAAACAACTAAAAGAAAACGGATTAAAAAAATCTGATTTAATACTTGGAATAAAACAAATAGAAAAAGTGATTGAAAGTTATACCAGAGAATCTGGTCTAAGAACTCTGGAAAAAAAGATAGCTAAATTAGCACGTAATGTAGCAAAGCATATTGCTATGAATAAAAAATATGTAAAAAATTTAAGTATTGAAAAAATAGAAAATGTTCTTGGAATACCAAATGATCCAGACCGTTATGAAGGTAATAATGTTCCAGGTGTGGTTACAGGTTTAGCCTGGACTAATTCTGGTGGAGATATTTTATATATTGAATCCAGTTTATCTAAAGGAAAAGGAAATTTAAGTATTACTGGTAATTTAGGAGAGGTAATGAAAGAATCTGCTACTATTGCTTTACAGTATATTAAAGCTCATTATAAAGAATTTAACATAAATCCTATAATGTTTGAAGAAATCAATGTACATGTACATGTACCTGAAGGAGCAGTTCCTAAAGATGGTCCATCAGCAGGAATAACAATGTTAACTTCTCTAGTATCAAGTTATACTAAAAGAAAATTAAGACCTCATTTAGCCATGACAGGAGAAATTACCCTAAGAGGTAAGGTTTTACCTGTAGGTGGAATTAAAGAAAAAATATTAGCAGCTAAACGAGCTAATATAAAAGAAATTATCCTTTCACAGGATAATAAAAAAGATGTAGAAGAGATTAAACCAGAACATTTAAAAGGATTAACCTTTGATTATGTCATAAATATGAACGATGTAATTCTTTTATCTCTATTATAA
- the lysA gene encoding diaminopimelate decarboxylase, whose protein sequence is MMKELENMIYTVHKEHLIQLAKKYGTPLYVYDSFKIKKQYIKMIKAFSGIKNIIINYACKANTNLNILKFLQKLGSGLDTVSIQEVELGLKAGFHPKKIIFTPNCVSIQEVKKAVNLGVRINLDNLSVLEQFGECYPDYSIGIRINPHIMAGGNYKISVGHIDSKFGISYYQIPHMKRILKNTGLKIEGLHMHTGSDISDIKSFLEGAKILFKTAIDFPNIDYIDFGSGFKVPYTKNDIKTDLTSLSKEITEKFKDFCTSYGHQITLIFEPGKFLVSESGYFLVSVNVIKHTTSTVFAGVDSGFNHFIRPMFYDAYHYIENISNPNGRFRFYTVVGYICESDTFGFNRKITEIREGDILCLKNAGAYCFSMSSNYNSRYRPSEIMILNGKDFIIRKRETMQDILRNIVEIDI, encoded by the coding sequence ATGATGAAAGAATTAGAAAACATGATTTATACAGTTCATAAAGAACATTTAATTCAATTAGCAAAAAAATACGGAACTCCACTTTATGTATACGATTCTTTTAAAATAAAGAAACAATATATAAAAATGATAAAAGCTTTTAGTGGAATAAAAAATATTATAATTAATTATGCATGTAAAGCGAATACTAATCTTAATATATTAAAATTTTTACAAAAATTGGGTAGTGGATTAGATACAGTATCCATTCAAGAAGTAGAATTAGGGTTAAAAGCAGGATTTCATCCAAAGAAAATCATATTCACTCCTAATTGTGTTTCTATTCAAGAAGTTAAAAAAGCTGTTAATTTAGGGGTTAGAATTAACCTAGATAATCTATCCGTTTTAGAACAATTTGGAGAATGTTATCCTGATTATTCTATAGGAATAAGAATAAATCCGCATATTATGGCTGGTGGAAATTATAAAATTTCAGTAGGACATATTGATTCTAAATTTGGAATATCTTATTATCAAATTCCTCATATGAAAAGGATATTAAAAAATACAGGATTAAAAATAGAAGGGTTACATATGCATACAGGATCTGATATATCAGATATCAAATCTTTTTTAGAAGGTGCAAAAATATTGTTTAAAACAGCTATAGATTTTCCAAATATTGATTATATAGATTTTGGTAGTGGTTTTAAAGTACCATATACAAAAAATGATATAAAAACGGATTTGACTTCTTTAAGCAAAGAGATTACAGAAAAATTTAAAGACTTTTGTACTTCTTATGGTCATCAAATTACTTTAATTTTTGAGCCAGGAAAATTTTTAGTAAGTGAATCTGGATACTTTTTGGTTAGTGTAAATGTTATTAAACATACTACTTCTACTGTATTTGCTGGAGTAGATTCAGGTTTTAATCATTTTATTCGTCCTATGTTTTATGATGCTTATCATTATATTGAAAATATTTCTAATCCAAATGGTCGTTTTCGTTTTTATACTGTAGTTGGATATATCTGTGAATCAGATACTTTTGGTTTTAATAGAAAAATAACGGAAATCAGAGAAGGAGATATTTTATGTTTAAAAAACGCAGGAGCTTATTGTTTTTCTATGTCTTCTAATTATAATTCTCGTTATAGACCTTCTGAAATAATGATTTTAAATGGAAAAGATTTTATTATAAGAAAAAGAGAAACAATGCAAGATATTCTTAGAAATATAGTAGAAATAGATATTTAA